A stretch of the Candidatus Rokuibacteriota bacterium genome encodes the following:
- a CDS encoding putative quinol monooxygenase, whose product MIGIVATIKVKPGMNKEFEQVAKELVAKVNSSEPGCKLYALHHGEAPETYVFLERYADQAAVDAHRGTEYFKALGRKMGEYMDGRAEVMRLREVG is encoded by the coding sequence GTGATAGGCATCGTCGCGACCATCAAGGTGAAACCTGGGATGAACAAGGAGTTCGAGCAGGTGGCCAAGGAGCTGGTGGCCAAGGTCAACTCGAGCGAGCCCGGCTGCAAGCTGTACGCCCTCCACCACGGCGAGGCGCCGGAGACCTACGTCTTCCTGGAGCGCTACGCCGACCAGGCCGCCGTGGACGCCCATCGCGGAACGGAGTATTTCAAGGCGCTCGGGCGTAAGATGGGGGAGTATATGGACGGCCGCGCCGAGGTGATGCGGCTCCGCGAGGTCGGCTAG
- a CDS encoding response regulator, with amino-acid sequence METILIVDDEPEVRAVARDMLKAKGYTTLDTGDPTLALRIARTESQPIHLLLTDVVMPLMNGRELVDQIRAIRPAMKTLYMSAYTTETVEDYGIRLAPGEPFVVKPFTMESLASAVRSVLDYRSPFGKRPSP; translated from the coding sequence GTGGAAACCATCCTGATCGTGGACGACGAGCCCGAAGTGCGCGCCGTCGCGCGCGACATGCTCAAGGCCAAGGGCTACACCACGCTCGACACGGGCGATCCCACGCTGGCGCTCCGGATCGCGCGGACCGAGTCCCAGCCCATCCACCTGCTGCTGACCGACGTCGTCATGCCCCTCATGAACGGGCGGGAGCTGGTCGATCAGATCCGCGCGATCCGCCCGGCGATGAAGACCCTCTACATGTCGGCCTACACCACCGAGACCGTCGAGGACTACGGCATCCGGCTCGCCCCGGGTGAGCCCTTCGTCGTCAAGCCCTTCACCATGGAGAGCCTGGCCTCGGCGGTGCGCTCCGTGCTCGACTACCGGTCGCCCTTCGGCAAGCGTCCCTCCCCGTAA
- a CDS encoding IPT/TIG domain-containing protein codes for MNLINSPGLRISMCPLLCVQGWMGRPSRRAIALLVAASLLSSGCGTFGTYFGVRPDSPAITPSSNVQTECARRDRIAGTLLALDCEGYLSHVEWAQQLNEAYRTRATMNEWSIYLAGTIALGALSAVGGLGIAAAASTTTIGLIGVSSGFASGFFGLLNNSARAGFYTVAANEIASALAEAARRVGTPPTAQSYTAATVILHDKVEAAAIWLETKRSEAAAAAAAAAQKEQATQQMQDKLALVEKAALVAIDPASGKAQKPATLTTSGVDLTKFKGKIQALIDGESAKAEVKSADTVEVTMPSKPEGKDRVVVRLKIDGVIIPGGQSYTYEKP; via the coding sequence ATGAATCTCATCAACTCGCCCGGGCTTCGGATCTCCATGTGTCCACTCCTTTGTGTTCAGGGATGGATGGGAAGGCCCTCGCGCCGTGCGATTGCCTTGCTAGTCGCCGCCTCACTTCTTTCCAGTGGCTGTGGCACGTTCGGAACCTATTTCGGGGTCCGTCCGGATAGCCCGGCAATCACGCCCAGCAGCAATGTTCAGACTGAGTGCGCTAGGCGCGACAGGATCGCCGGAACCTTACTCGCGCTCGACTGTGAAGGGTACCTCAGCCACGTGGAATGGGCCCAGCAGCTCAACGAAGCGTATCGGACCCGTGCGACCATGAACGAATGGTCGATTTACCTTGCGGGCACCATCGCGCTCGGCGCGCTCAGTGCAGTCGGTGGCCTTGGCATAGCCGCTGCCGCGTCTACCACGACGATTGGTCTCATCGGCGTGTCGAGCGGCTTTGCCTCCGGGTTCTTCGGCCTGCTCAACAACAGCGCCCGAGCAGGCTTTTACACAGTGGCAGCGAACGAAATTGCGTCGGCTCTTGCCGAGGCCGCCAGAAGAGTGGGGACGCCCCCCACAGCGCAATCCTATACGGCTGCGACTGTGATTCTTCACGATAAGGTGGAGGCGGCTGCAATCTGGCTGGAGACGAAGCGGTCCGAGGCGGCAGCCGCGGCGGCGGCGGCCGCACAGAAGGAGCAGGCTACTCAACAAATGCAGGACAAACTCGCGCTCGTTGAGAAGGCTGCGCTCGTAGCGATTGACCCCGCTTCCGGCAAGGCGCAAAAGCCTGCGACCCTAACGACGAGTGGGGTCGACCTGACTAAGTTCAAGGGCAAGATCCAGGCCCTCATCGATGGGGAGTCCGCCAAGGCCGAGGTGAAGTCCGCGGACACGGTCGAGGTTACGATGCCGTCGAAGCCAGAGGGCAAGGATCGCGTGGTTGTAAGACTAAAGATCGACGGAGTGATCATTCCAGGCGGACAGAGTTACACGTATGAGAAGCCTTAG
- a CDS encoding LuxR C-terminal-related transcriptional regulator, whose protein sequence is MTYATLDLEAFPRQAVAGLLRVVPAPFGSYNEIERGATRIRYVVEPRDARIPHLELSAGQYRHEQPVLAHYLRTGDGSPHKLSDFLTPQQLHSLSIYNENYRRTGVEYQMTFMLKSLQRQSAPTIAIALDRGRAEADFTERDRLILSLLRPHLMTAYANAETVSTLRRTAPAAGVAPETRRREVVFLRRSGRHLISPRARYWLTLYFDDGAARGHQLPEDLQRWVREQAERLGRGNTLTAPPRPLVVQREDTRLSIRLIPDSPDDLLVLEEEKTKVDYAALLQPGLTPREAEVLHWVAEGKTNKDIGTILRASPRTVGKHLERVFSKLGVETRTAAVARAHASA, encoded by the coding sequence ATGACCTACGCGACGCTGGATCTTGAGGCGTTCCCGCGACAGGCCGTTGCGGGGTTGCTCCGGGTCGTGCCGGCTCCCTTCGGCTCGTACAACGAGATCGAACGCGGGGCGACACGGATCAGGTATGTGGTGGAGCCGAGAGATGCCCGGATACCACATCTCGAGCTGAGTGCCGGACAGTATCGGCACGAGCAGCCGGTGCTCGCCCATTACCTGCGGACGGGCGATGGGTCACCACACAAGCTGTCTGACTTCCTGACCCCCCAGCAATTGCACAGCCTGTCGATTTACAACGAGAACTATCGCCGCACCGGGGTGGAGTACCAGATGACGTTCATGCTCAAGAGCCTCCAGCGGCAGTCGGCCCCGACGATCGCCATCGCGCTCGATCGAGGCCGTGCCGAGGCCGATTTCACCGAGCGTGACCGGCTCATCTTGAGCCTGCTCCGCCCTCACCTGATGACCGCCTACGCGAACGCAGAGACCGTGTCCACGCTCCGCCGGACGGCCCCCGCGGCAGGCGTGGCACCGGAGACGCGCCGGCGTGAGGTCGTCTTCTTGCGCCGGAGCGGCCGGCACCTCATCTCCCCGCGCGCAAGATACTGGCTGACGCTGTACTTTGACGACGGCGCGGCGCGAGGGCATCAGCTGCCCGAGGACCTCCAGCGCTGGGTCCGGGAGCAGGCGGAGCGCCTGGGCCGCGGCAACACGCTGACTGCACCGCCTCGGCCCCTGGTCGTGCAGCGGGAGGATACGCGTCTCAGCATCCGGCTGATTCCTGACTCGCCGGACGATCTCCTTGTCCTTGAGGAAGAAAAGACGAAGGTCGACTACGCGGCGCTCCTACAGCCCGGGCTGACCCCGCGCGAGGCCGAGGTCCTCCACTGGGTGGCAGAAGGCAAGACGAACAAGGACATCGGGACGATCCTTCGGGCAAGTCCCCGCACGGTGGGCAAACATCTCGAGCGGGTCTTCTCGAAGCTGGGCGTCGAAACACGCACCGCTGCGGTCGCCCGCGCCCACGCTTCCGCCTGA
- a CDS encoding peptidoglycan-binding protein, with product MPDRVLKQHDKGVDVIEAQGLLNRAGAILDLDGGFGGGTEAAVREFQAASGLPNNGTIDAATWQRLRGLPEPSPDIPARAVAFIAREEVGSRGYYDTQCTRPTWPGGASGVTIGVGYDLGYQVAFDADWSNLLTPAQIGGLRPWLGRKGQAASAGPAQLTGNTIPWHAAWTVFIRRTLPAEIATTRATFTGPALLSPLCLGVLVSLVYNRGSAMADTPGYPGSRKEMRDIRDAVAAGRTADVPAALRAMKRLWPEGNGLRDRREREAKLFEEGLA from the coding sequence ATGCCTGACCGTGTGCTGAAGCAACACGACAAAGGCGTAGATGTGATCGAGGCGCAGGGTTTGCTGAACCGCGCCGGCGCGATCCTCGATCTTGACGGAGGCTTCGGTGGCGGCACTGAGGCGGCAGTGCGCGAGTTTCAGGCGGCCAGCGGCCTACCGAACAACGGCACCATCGATGCCGCCACATGGCAGAGACTGCGCGGCCTACCCGAACCTTCTCCCGACATCCCGGCGCGCGCGGTCGCTTTCATCGCCCGCGAGGAGGTAGGAAGCCGCGGATACTACGACACCCAGTGCACCCGCCCCACATGGCCCGGCGGCGCCAGCGGAGTCACGATAGGCGTCGGCTATGACCTCGGCTATCAGGTCGCCTTCGACGCCGACTGGTCGAATCTGCTCACTCCGGCGCAGATAGGGGGGCTGCGCCCCTGGCTCGGCCGCAAGGGTCAGGCCGCCTCGGCCGGCCCGGCGCAGCTCACAGGCAACACCATCCCCTGGCACGCTGCTTGGACCGTGTTTATTCGCCGCACACTGCCGGCGGAGATTGCTACCACCCGCGCCACCTTCACGGGCCCGGCGCTGCTGTCCCCGCTCTGCCTCGGCGTGCTGGTCAGCCTGGTCTACAACCGTGGCAGCGCCATGGCTGACACGCCCGGCTACCCGGGCAGCCGCAAGGAAATGCGTGATATCCGCGACGCCGTCGCCGCCGGGCGCACGGCTGATGTCCCCGCCGCGCTGCGCGCCATGAAGCGGCTCTGGCCCGAGGGCAACGGCCTGCGCGACCGGCGCGAGCGCGAGGCGAAGCTGTTCGAGGAGGGCCTCGCGTAG
- the ppk1 gene encoding polyphosphate kinase 1, producing the protein MNTDAFINRELSWLEFNRRVLEEAQDPSVPLLERVKFLAIFSANLDECFMVRVATLKRRIEAGDKAPGPDGLTPGETMAAMVVRIHELVDEQHRCFLEEVQPLLAAEGIVLLRPKETSEEQQRFLEDYFRRTLLPVLTPLAVDPGHPFPYLGNRSLCLVASVRPSAPSVLPHSALSVIHIPSQVLPRFVPLPDPAGKQVFMLLEDVIRLHLPNIYNGYDILSTHAIRVTRDAVLQPPGRPEDLLASIEESLRERRLGTAVRLQHDGDLPPDILATLLDELELSPEDLYEDEGFTAFSDLFQLYAAVDVPRIKDRPLPPHPVPAFDHAPDIWSAIRTQDVLVHHPYHTFDAVTRFVREAAIDPKVLAIKMTLYRVSPASPIAHVLRTAVENGKEVAVLVELQARFDEEANIRWARALEEVGAHVVYGLAGFKTHCKACLVVRQEADGIRRYCHLATGNYNVRTGGVYEDLGLFTSRETFGEDLTELFNLLTGYTRPHGFHHLLLALSDLREGLVERIRREAEHARAGRPARIIAKMNGLADPRLIEELYEASGAGVRIDLIVRGICCLRPEVPGLSENIRVVSIVDRFLEHARIFYFENLGEPEYLLASADWMPRNLDRRVEIAFPVLDPGLQAQVREILEIQLADTVKARRILPDGSSVRITADGQPALRSQERLYEVTGAHGIFA; encoded by the coding sequence ATGAACACGGACGCGTTCATCAATCGTGAGCTGTCGTGGCTCGAGTTCAACCGGCGCGTGCTCGAAGAGGCGCAGGACCCGAGCGTGCCGCTCCTTGAGCGCGTGAAGTTCCTCGCCATCTTCAGCGCGAACCTGGACGAGTGCTTCATGGTGCGCGTCGCCACCTTGAAGCGGCGCATCGAAGCCGGCGACAAGGCGCCGGGGCCCGACGGGCTCACGCCCGGGGAGACCATGGCCGCCATGGTCGTGCGGATCCACGAGCTGGTGGACGAGCAGCACCGCTGCTTCCTCGAGGAGGTCCAGCCGCTGCTCGCCGCGGAAGGCATCGTCCTGCTCCGCCCCAAGGAAACGAGTGAAGAGCAGCAGCGCTTCCTTGAGGACTACTTCCGCCGCACGCTCTTGCCCGTGCTGACGCCGCTGGCCGTCGACCCCGGCCACCCGTTCCCGTACCTCGGCAACCGCTCGCTCTGCCTCGTGGCCTCCGTCCGGCCGTCGGCGCCCTCCGTGCTGCCGCACAGCGCGCTGTCCGTCATCCACATCCCGAGCCAGGTGCTGCCGCGCTTCGTCCCGCTGCCCGATCCGGCCGGCAAGCAGGTGTTCATGCTGCTCGAGGACGTCATCCGCCTGCACCTGCCGAATATCTACAACGGCTACGACATCCTGTCGACCCACGCCATCCGCGTGACGCGCGACGCGGTCCTGCAGCCGCCGGGCCGCCCGGAGGACCTGCTCGCCAGCATCGAGGAAAGCCTGCGCGAGCGCCGCCTAGGCACGGCCGTGCGGCTGCAGCACGACGGCGACCTGCCGCCCGACATCCTGGCGACGCTGCTGGACGAGCTGGAGCTGTCCCCGGAGGACCTCTACGAGGACGAGGGGTTCACAGCCTTCTCGGACCTGTTCCAGCTCTACGCGGCGGTGGACGTGCCGCGGATCAAGGACCGGCCGCTGCCGCCGCATCCCGTCCCCGCCTTCGATCACGCGCCGGATATCTGGAGCGCCATCCGGACGCAGGACGTCCTGGTGCATCACCCCTACCACACCTTCGACGCCGTCACGCGTTTCGTGCGCGAGGCCGCCATCGATCCCAAGGTGCTTGCCATCAAGATGACGCTCTACCGCGTGAGCCCGGCCTCACCGATCGCGCACGTGCTGCGCACCGCCGTCGAGAACGGCAAGGAGGTCGCCGTTCTCGTGGAGCTGCAGGCCCGCTTCGACGAGGAGGCGAACATCCGCTGGGCGCGAGCGCTCGAAGAAGTGGGCGCCCATGTAGTCTACGGCCTCGCGGGCTTCAAGACCCACTGCAAGGCGTGCCTCGTCGTGCGCCAGGAGGCGGACGGCATCCGGCGCTACTGCCATCTCGCCACCGGCAATTACAACGTTCGGACGGGCGGCGTCTACGAGGACCTCGGGCTCTTCACCAGCCGCGAAACCTTCGGCGAGGACCTGACGGAGCTGTTCAACCTCCTCACCGGCTACACGCGCCCGCACGGCTTCCACCACCTGTTGCTGGCGCTCAGCGACCTGCGCGAGGGCCTCGTCGAGCGCATCCGCCGCGAAGCCGAGCACGCCAGGGCCGGTCGGCCGGCGCGGATCATCGCGAAGATGAACGGGCTCGCGGATCCCCGCCTGATCGAGGAGCTGTACGAGGCCAGCGGGGCGGGGGTGCGGATCGACCTGATCGTGCGCGGGATCTGCTGCCTGCGCCCCGAGGTGCCCGGGCTGTCGGAGAACATCCGCGTCGTCTCGATCGTGGACCGCTTCCTCGAGCACGCGCGGATCTTCTACTTCGAGAACCTTGGGGAGCCGGAATACCTGCTGGCCTCAGCGGACTGGATGCCGCGGAACCTCGACCGCCGCGTCGAGATCGCCTTCCCCGTGCTGGACCCCGGACTCCAGGCCCAGGTCCGCGAGATCCTCGAGATCCAGCTTGCCGATACGGTGAAGGCGCGGCGCATCCTGCCCGATGGCAGTTCCGTGCGCATCACGGCGGACGGGCAGCCCGCGCTGCGCTCGCAGGAGCGCCTCTACGAAGTCACGGGAGCGCACGGCATCTTCGCGTAG
- a CDS encoding RNA-binding protein, with protein sequence MAQKLFIGGLSFSTTDERLRELFAAAGTVESAAVVTDRDTGRSRGFGFVEMATVEEATEAVKKFNGQEVDGRTLKVELANPSGSGGGRSGGGYRSGGGGGGGNRGGGGGRW encoded by the coding sequence ATGGCGCAGAAACTGTTTATCGGGGGGCTGTCCTTCTCCACGACCGACGAACGCCTGCGCGAGCTGTTCGCCGCTGCCGGCACCGTCGAGTCGGCCGCGGTGGTGACGGACCGTGACACCGGCCGTTCGCGCGGGTTTGGGTTCGTCGAGATGGCGACGGTCGAAGAAGCTACCGAGGCGGTGAAGAAGTTCAATGGGCAGGAAGTGGATGGCCGGACGCTGAAGGTCGAGCTGGCGAATCCCTCGGGCTCGGGCGGCGGCCGGAGCGGCGGCGGGTACCGGAGCGGCGGCGGTGGTGGTGGTGGAAATCGGGGGGGCGGCGGCGGCCGCTGGTAG
- a CDS encoding histidine phosphatase family protein → MKLLLVRHAAAVPTGTPGVPDDERPLTPKGKAKFTVAAKGLARIARRPDVLLTSPLPRARATAEIAARAFKRIEPTVEPALGHESLDGIVAALGTRPPGATVAIVGHEPTFSALLARLLGAAHGERLAFKKGGAALVDLPDGPTGLGVLLWFLKPKVLRALAGD, encoded by the coding sequence GTGAAGCTCCTGCTCGTCCGTCATGCCGCCGCTGTGCCCACGGGCACGCCCGGCGTTCCCGACGACGAGCGCCCCCTCACGCCGAAGGGCAAGGCCAAGTTTACCGTGGCCGCCAAGGGGCTCGCCCGCATCGCCCGTCGGCCCGATGTGCTGCTGACGAGCCCGCTGCCCCGCGCGCGGGCGACGGCTGAGATTGCCGCTCGGGCCTTCAAGCGCATCGAGCCCACGGTCGAGCCGGCTCTCGGTCACGAGAGCCTCGACGGCATCGTGGCCGCGCTCGGCACGCGCCCGCCCGGCGCGACAGTGGCGATCGTCGGCCACGAGCCCACGTTCTCCGCGCTCCTGGCCCGCCTGCTCGGCGCCGCGCACGGTGAGCGGCTCGCATTCAAAAAGGGCGGCGCCGCCCTCGTGGATCTGCCCGACGGGCCTACCGGCCTCGGCGTGCTCCTCTGGTTCCTGAAGCCGAAGGTGTTGCGGGCGCTCGCGGGCGACTGA
- a CDS encoding molybdopterin-dependent oxidoreductase, which translates to MIQTVRTACAHDCPDQCSLLATVDDGRLLKLQGDPDHPMTAGFACAKVNREHEWVHSPDRVLTPLRRAGAKGEGRFEPISWAQALDLIVGRWQAIISTDGPLGILGYAYSAHQGQLNRGLLLGLFHALGVTRLWAGTVCDSCAEAGWDAACGSTGGADPETVTESDLVISWGADLLTTNVHMWPLVERARARGAQLVVIEPRRSRTAERADWHLRVNVGTDAALALGVMHILARAGLCDRDYIARETIGFDRLELGVLPRFDPASVSAITGVSVADLERLALLYGRARAPFIRMGEGMSRCVNGGQAIRAVALLPGLTGAYNRVGGGALLMTATGFGLDSSGIRKPSGPATTRIVNHSRLGKALLELGDPPIRSIFVAANNPAVTCPDSVTVRRGFAREDLFTIVHDPFLSDTARYADIVLPAATYLESEDVVRSYGSYYIQMVRQVVPPQGEAWSNGRLAQELAQRLGLKDPIFSMDTDGLLRELFGGAASPAAEVDLKDLRDGGPIKLAPKPGRQRFTTPSGKLEFYSAGLAAQGLPAMPDWVADPLEPEARARFPLQLLTAPGYFQAHTAYAGVAALRKRAGAPECVLHPEDAAARGLENGQVVELHNDHGTVRLRLRVSDETARGVAFVPGQRPAAEAGGGTINMLCGDRYSDMGEGATYQSTRLDVRAAR; encoded by the coding sequence GTGATCCAGACCGTTCGCACCGCATGCGCCCATGACTGCCCCGACCAATGCTCGCTGCTGGCCACCGTCGACGACGGTCGGCTGCTGAAGCTCCAGGGCGACCCCGACCATCCGATGACCGCGGGCTTCGCCTGCGCCAAGGTGAACCGCGAGCACGAGTGGGTCCATTCCCCCGACCGCGTGCTCACGCCGCTCCGGCGCGCCGGCGCCAAGGGCGAAGGCCGCTTCGAGCCCATCTCGTGGGCCCAGGCGCTCGACCTGATCGTCGGCCGCTGGCAGGCCATCATCAGCACGGACGGGCCGCTGGGCATCCTGGGCTACGCCTACAGCGCGCACCAGGGCCAGTTGAACCGCGGGCTCTTGCTGGGCTTGTTCCACGCGCTCGGCGTCACGCGGCTCTGGGCCGGGACCGTTTGCGACTCCTGCGCCGAGGCCGGCTGGGACGCGGCGTGCGGCAGCACCGGCGGGGCCGATCCCGAGACCGTGACCGAGTCCGACCTCGTCATCTCCTGGGGCGCCGATCTCCTCACGACCAACGTCCACATGTGGCCGCTCGTCGAGCGGGCCCGCGCGCGCGGCGCCCAGCTCGTCGTGATCGAGCCGCGGCGCAGCCGCACCGCCGAGCGCGCCGACTGGCACTTGAGAGTCAATGTCGGCACGGATGCGGCGCTCGCCCTCGGGGTCATGCATATCCTCGCGCGCGCCGGCCTCTGCGACCGCGACTACATCGCCCGCGAGACGATCGGCTTCGACCGGCTCGAGCTGGGAGTCCTGCCGCGCTTCGATCCGGCCTCCGTGTCGGCGATCACGGGCGTGTCCGTCGCCGACCTCGAGCGGCTCGCGCTCCTCTACGGCCGCGCGCGGGCGCCCTTCATCCGCATGGGCGAGGGCATGTCCCGTTGCGTGAACGGCGGCCAGGCCATCCGCGCCGTCGCGCTCCTCCCAGGGCTGACGGGGGCCTACAACCGTGTGGGCGGGGGCGCGCTCCTGATGACGGCGACGGGCTTCGGCCTGGACAGTAGCGGGATCCGCAAGCCCTCGGGCCCCGCGACGACGCGGATCGTGAACCATTCGCGGCTCGGCAAGGCGCTCCTCGAGCTGGGCGATCCGCCGATCCGTTCGATCTTCGTCGCCGCCAACAACCCGGCTGTCACCTGTCCCGACTCGGTGACGGTGCGCCGCGGATTCGCGCGCGAGGATCTCTTCACGATTGTCCACGACCCGTTCCTCTCGGACACGGCGCGCTACGCCGACATCGTCCTCCCGGCGGCGACCTATCTCGAGAGCGAGGATGTCGTCCGCTCCTACGGCTCGTACTACATCCAGATGGTCCGGCAGGTCGTGCCGCCCCAGGGCGAGGCGTGGTCGAACGGCCGCCTCGCGCAGGAGCTGGCGCAGCGGCTCGGCCTCAAGGACCCGATCTTTTCCATGGACACGGACGGGCTCCTCCGCGAGCTCTTCGGCGGCGCCGCCTCACCGGCGGCGGAGGTGGACCTGAAGGATCTGCGGGATGGCGGACCTATCAAGCTCGCTCCCAAGCCGGGACGGCAGCGCTTTACGACGCCGTCGGGTAAGCTCGAGTTCTATTCGGCGGGCCTGGCGGCGCAGGGTCTGCCGGCGATGCCCGACTGGGTCGCCGACCCGCTCGAGCCCGAGGCGCGCGCGCGCTTCCCGCTGCAGCTCTTGACGGCGCCGGGCTACTTCCAGGCGCACACGGCGTATGCCGGCGTCGCGGCCCTGCGCAAGCGCGCGGGAGCGCCCGAGTGCGTGCTGCACCCGGAGGATGCGGCGGCGCGCGGGCTCGAGAACGGCCAGGTGGTCGAGCTGCACAACGACCACGGGACGGTGCGGCTGAGACTCCGCGTCAGCGACGAGACGGCGCGCGGCGTGGCCTTCGTGCCCGGCCAGCGCCCGGCGGCGGAGGCAGGCGGCGGGACGATCAACATGCTGTGCGGAGACCGCTACAGCGACATGGGCGAAGGAGCGACCTACCAGAGCACGCGGCTCGACGTCCGCGCCGCGCGCTGA